The proteins below are encoded in one region of Stenotrophomonas bentonitica:
- the hemF gene encoding oxygen-dependent coproporphyrinogen oxidase, with amino-acid sequence MNEFERVRSYLTDLQDRICAAVETADGQARFAEDLWQRAEGGGGRTRILRDGAVFEQAGIGFSDVSGTRLPPSASANRPELAGASWRATGVSLVFHPLNPYLPTTHANVRYFSAERDGEQVASWFGGGFDLTPFYPFDEDVQHWHQVAHDLCAPFGEERYAAHKRWCDEYFFLRHRNETRGVGGLFFDDLHGDFERDFAYLRAVGDGFLDAYLPIVERRKDTAHGEREREFQLYRRGRYVEFNLVYDRGTLFGLQSGGRSESILMSLPPRVRWEYGFQPEPGSAEARLGDYLVPRDWLDLG; translated from the coding sequence ATGAACGAATTCGAGCGCGTACGCAGCTACCTCACCGATCTGCAGGACCGCATCTGCGCCGCAGTGGAAACCGCCGACGGCCAGGCCCGCTTCGCCGAGGACCTCTGGCAGCGTGCCGAGGGCGGTGGCGGGCGCACCCGCATCCTGCGCGACGGCGCGGTGTTTGAGCAGGCCGGCATCGGCTTCTCTGACGTGTCCGGCACCCGCCTGCCCCCGTCGGCCTCGGCCAACCGCCCCGAGCTGGCCGGTGCCTCGTGGCGCGCCACCGGGGTGTCGCTGGTGTTCCACCCGCTGAATCCGTACCTGCCCACCACCCACGCCAACGTGCGCTACTTCAGCGCCGAGCGCGACGGCGAGCAGGTGGCGTCATGGTTCGGCGGCGGCTTCGACCTGACCCCGTTCTACCCGTTCGACGAGGACGTGCAGCACTGGCACCAGGTCGCCCACGACCTGTGCGCGCCGTTCGGCGAGGAGCGTTACGCGGCGCACAAGCGCTGGTGCGACGAGTACTTCTTCCTGCGCCACCGCAATGAGACGCGCGGCGTGGGCGGATTGTTCTTCGACGACCTGCATGGCGACTTCGAGCGCGACTTCGCCTACCTGCGCGCGGTCGGCGACGGCTTCCTGGACGCCTACCTGCCGATCGTGGAGCGCCGCAAGGACACCGCCCATGGCGAACGCGAGCGCGAGTTCCAGCTGTACCGGCGCGGCCGCTACGTGGAATTCAACCTGGTCTACGACCGCGGCACCCTGTTCGGCCTGCAGAGCGGCGGACGCAGCGAGAGCATCCTGATGAGCCTGCCCCCGCGCGTGCGCTGGGAATACGGTTTCCAGCCCGAGCCCGGCAGCGCCGAAGCGCGGCTGGGCGACTACCTGGTACCCCGCGACTGGCTCGACCTGGGCTGA
- a CDS encoding S9 family peptidase, giving the protein MPRTLPLSLLLLAALGGTAHAAPTPITIEQAMADPDWIGPPVESAWWSWNSQQVEYQLKRTGSPVRDTFRQPVNGGTASQVADDQRGSLDVENPVYDSARQRAAFVRNGDVFLRDLRSGTLTQLTRSTEKAGAVGFARDGGVIWRTGQNWFHWTAAGGVQQVASLKAEKNPDDAPKPDVLRDQQMRTLATLRNDRAQRDALKEQEASWRRADSTRAPGPVYLGADVEIVDSALSPDTRSLIVVTKPKGFDEGRGGKMPKYVTESGYEEFEDTRTRVGRNDPEPNALWLVDAVTGTVKPLSLDGLPGIGTDPLAALRKAAGKDALKGNRPVQVLGGPGAPGIRWSNDGQQAAILLRANDNKDRWIASVSPTEAKLQTRHRLTDNAWINWGFNDFGWSSDNRTLWLLSEESGYSHLYTQQGTAKPQALTSGKWETSMPVPSADGRGFYVLCNQQAPGDYEVCAVDTASRQVRELTSLNGVEDFSLSPDGQQLLVRYSGAYLPAQLAVVPSAGGQAKVLTDTRTAAFKAREWIQPKLVQVPSKHGAGVVWAKYYGPEKMEPGKKYPIAMFVHGAGYLQNVHQRYPAYFREQMFHNLLVQQGYVVLDMDYRGSEGYGRDWRTAIYRNMGHPELEDYKDGLEWLVATQQGDRDHAGIYGGSYGGFMTFMALFRSPGTFKAGAALRPVVDWHQYNHGYTANILNTPDIDPEAYRTSSPIEYAEGLQDNLLIAHGMMDDNVFFQDSVNLTQKLIELHKDNWSIAPYPLERHGYVRPDSWLDQYKRILKLFNETLK; this is encoded by the coding sequence ATGCCCAGAACGCTGCCCTTGTCCCTGCTGCTGCTTGCCGCCCTTGGCGGTACGGCCCATGCGGCACCGACGCCGATCACCATTGAACAGGCCATGGCCGACCCGGACTGGATCGGTCCGCCGGTCGAAAGCGCATGGTGGTCGTGGAACAGCCAGCAGGTCGAGTACCAGCTCAAGCGCACCGGCAGCCCGGTCCGCGACACCTTCCGCCAGCCGGTCAACGGCGGCACGGCCAGCCAGGTCGCCGATGACCAGCGCGGCAGCCTGGACGTTGAGAACCCGGTGTACGACAGCGCCCGCCAGCGCGCGGCGTTCGTACGCAACGGCGACGTGTTCCTGCGCGACCTGCGCAGCGGCACGCTGACCCAGCTGACCCGCAGCACCGAGAAGGCCGGCGCGGTGGGCTTTGCCCGCGACGGCGGGGTGATCTGGCGTACCGGCCAGAACTGGTTCCACTGGACCGCCGCCGGCGGCGTGCAGCAGGTGGCCAGCCTGAAGGCCGAGAAGAACCCGGACGACGCGCCCAAGCCCGACGTACTGCGCGACCAGCAGATGCGCACCCTGGCCACCCTGCGCAACGACCGCGCCCAGCGCGATGCGTTGAAGGAGCAGGAAGCCAGCTGGCGCCGCGCCGACAGCACCCGCGCGCCGGGCCCGGTGTACCTGGGCGCCGACGTGGAGATCGTCGACAGCGCGCTGTCGCCGGACACCCGCAGCCTGATCGTGGTGACCAAGCCGAAGGGCTTCGACGAAGGCCGCGGCGGCAAGATGCCGAAGTACGTGACCGAGTCGGGCTACGAGGAATTCGAAGACACCCGCACCCGCGTCGGCCGCAATGATCCGGAACCGAACGCGCTGTGGCTGGTCGACGCGGTCACCGGCACGGTCAAGCCGCTGTCGCTGGACGGCCTGCCGGGCATCGGCACCGACCCGCTGGCGGCGCTGCGCAAGGCCGCCGGCAAGGACGCGCTGAAGGGCAACCGCCCGGTGCAGGTCCTGGGCGGCCCCGGCGCGCCCGGCATCCGCTGGAGCAACGACGGCCAGCAGGCCGCGATCCTGCTGCGCGCCAACGACAACAAGGACCGCTGGATCGCCAGCGTGAGCCCGACCGAGGCGAAGCTGCAGACCCGCCACCGCCTCACCGACAACGCCTGGATCAACTGGGGCTTCAACGACTTCGGCTGGTCCAGCGACAACCGCACGCTGTGGCTGCTGTCCGAAGAGTCCGGCTACTCGCACCTGTACACGCAGCAGGGCACGGCCAAGCCGCAGGCGCTGACCAGCGGCAAGTGGGAGACCTCGATGCCGGTGCCCAGCGCCGACGGTCGCGGCTTCTACGTGCTGTGCAACCAGCAGGCCCCGGGCGACTACGAGGTCTGCGCGGTGGACACCGCTTCGCGCCAGGTGCGCGAGCTGACCTCGCTCAACGGCGTGGAAGACTTCTCGCTGTCGCCGGACGGCCAGCAGCTGCTGGTGCGCTACTCCGGTGCCTACCTGCCGGCGCAGCTGGCGGTGGTGCCCAGCGCCGGTGGCCAGGCCAAGGTGCTGACCGACACCCGCACGGCCGCCTTCAAGGCCCGCGAGTGGATCCAGCCGAAGCTGGTGCAGGTGCCGTCGAAGCACGGCGCCGGCGTGGTCTGGGCCAAGTACTACGGCCCGGAGAAGATGGAACCCGGCAAAAAGTATCCGATCGCCATGTTCGTGCACGGCGCCGGCTACCTGCAGAACGTGCACCAGCGCTACCCGGCCTACTTCCGTGAGCAGATGTTCCACAACCTGCTGGTGCAGCAGGGCTACGTGGTGCTGGACATGGACTACCGCGGCAGCGAAGGCTACGGCCGCGACTGGCGCACCGCGATCTACCGCAACATGGGCCACCCGGAACTGGAAGACTACAAGGACGGCCTGGAGTGGCTGGTGGCGACCCAGCAGGGCGACCGCGACCACGCCGGCATCTACGGCGGCTCCTACGGCGGCTTCATGACCTTCATGGCGCTGTTCCGTTCGCCGGGCACCTTCAAGGCCGGCGCCGCGCTGCGCCCGGTGGTCGACTGGCACCAGTACAACCACGGCTACACCGCCAACATCCTCAACACCCCGGACATCGACCCGGAGGCGTACCGCACGTCGTCGCCGATCGAGTACGCCGAAGGCCTGCAGGACAACCTGCTGATCGCGCACGGGATGATGGACGACAACGTGTTCTTCCAGGACTCGGTCAACCTTACCCAGAAGCTGATCGAGCTGCACAAGGACAACTGGAGCATCGCGCCCTACCCGCTGGAACGCCACGGCTATGTCCGTCCGGACTCCTGGCTGGACCAGTACAAGCGCATCCTCAAGCTGTTCAACGAGACCCTGAAGTGA
- a CDS encoding NUDIX hydrolase: MSHAAATIRIVAAVIADPAQRVLVVRKHGSAVFIQPGGKPEPGEAPLAALARELDEELGVQLAPATAVPLGTFSDWAVHETGCRVQAEVWWVRVSGIPQARAEIAELAWVPLRPPHGHRLAPLSEDHILPAAARVIAPG, encoded by the coding sequence GTGAGCCACGCCGCGGCGACGATACGGATCGTCGCCGCGGTCATCGCCGACCCCGCGCAGCGGGTGCTGGTGGTGCGCAAGCACGGCTCGGCGGTGTTCATCCAGCCCGGCGGCAAGCCGGAGCCGGGCGAGGCGCCGCTGGCCGCGCTGGCGCGCGAGCTGGACGAGGAACTGGGCGTGCAGCTGGCCCCCGCTACGGCGGTGCCGCTGGGCACCTTCAGCGACTGGGCCGTGCATGAGACCGGCTGCCGGGTACAGGCCGAGGTGTGGTGGGTCCGGGTGTCCGGAATCCCCCAGGCCCGCGCCGAGATCGCCGAGCTGGCCTGGGTGCCGCTGCGGCCCCCGCACGGGCACCGCTTGGCACCCTTGAGCGAAGACCATATCCTGCCGGCGGCCGCGCGCGTCATTGCGCCGGGCTGA
- a CDS encoding DUF421 domain-containing protein, with protein MTDLFDLAMPWWEFILRAVVVYVVVLGMVRLSGKRALGQITPFDVLLIVLLGNAVQNALLGKDTSLGGGLLLAATLILLNYGVGWLSTRSRRVERLVEGEPVLIARDGKVLESVLRRELVTLQDLDAAMRQQGCTHISEVSMALLEINGHITIVPREKST; from the coding sequence ATGACAGACCTGTTCGACCTCGCCATGCCGTGGTGGGAATTCATCCTGCGCGCGGTGGTGGTGTACGTGGTGGTGCTGGGCATGGTGCGGCTGTCGGGCAAGCGCGCGCTGGGCCAGATCACTCCGTTCGACGTGCTGCTGATCGTGCTGCTGGGCAACGCGGTGCAGAACGCGCTGCTGGGCAAGGACACCTCCCTGGGCGGCGGCCTGCTGCTCGCCGCCACGCTGATACTGCTCAACTACGGGGTGGGCTGGCTGAGCACCCGCAGCCGGCGCGTGGAGCGGCTGGTGGAAGGCGAGCCGGTGTTGATCGCGCGCGACGGCAAGGTGCTCGAGTCGGTGCTGCGGCGCGAGCTGGTCACCCTGCAGGACCTGGACGCCGCGATGCGCCAGCAGGGCTGCACCCACATCAGCGAAGTCTCGATGGCATTGCTCGAAATCAACGGCCACATCACCATCGTGCCGCGCGAAAAATCGACCTGA